The following coding sequences lie in one Haladaptatus sp. DJG-WS-42 genomic window:
- a CDS encoding isocitrate lyase/PEP mutase family protein has product MTRRQTLRSILTREEIGFFPGVHDALSAKLAADHPTVEGLQHSGYGTAASLLGLPDLDFTSLTETVATVRNMVRVAGETPVVVDADTGFGGIANLTRTVSELENTRAAGLFIEDQATPKKCGLMAGKQLVAPGEMAAKVSAACDSRRDENFVIMARTDSYADHGIDAVIDRAGQYHEAGADALFLGEVVPLTDLATICSAVDLPVYALMVRMDHEKFPPAHPISAYEEAGVSLVSDVTALLQVAVHHMQRYLDVMGEQRDNRDIEMLPLNRLTDYLGASEYEAFEAAHRDGVQSLE; this is encoded by the coding sequence ATGACACGCAGACAGACGCTCCGCTCGATTCTCACGCGTGAGGAGATAGGGTTCTTTCCGGGCGTCCACGACGCGCTGAGCGCCAAACTCGCTGCTGACCACCCGACCGTTGAGGGACTCCAACACTCAGGCTACGGCACGGCGGCTAGCTTGCTTGGCCTCCCCGACCTCGATTTCACGTCACTCACTGAGACGGTCGCAACCGTCAGAAACATGGTTCGGGTCGCGGGTGAGACCCCGGTCGTTGTCGATGCAGACACGGGATTTGGTGGGATTGCAAACCTCACGCGAACAGTGAGCGAACTCGAAAATACGAGAGCAGCCGGGCTGTTCATCGAGGACCAAGCCACGCCGAAGAAGTGCGGACTCATGGCGGGGAAACAACTCGTCGCTCCGGGTGAGATGGCTGCAAAAGTCAGTGCCGCCTGTGATAGTCGGCGTGACGAAAATTTCGTTATCATGGCCAGAACCGACTCGTACGCAGACCACGGCATCGATGCCGTCATCGACCGGGCTGGGCAATATCACGAGGCGGGCGCTGATGCGCTGTTCCTTGGCGAAGTCGTCCCCCTCACGGATTTAGCAACGATATGTTCGGCTGTCGACCTTCCCGTATACGCCCTCATGGTTCGGATGGACCACGAGAAATTCCCACCTGCCCATCCGATTTCGGCGTATGAGGAAGCAGGCGTGTCGCTCGTCTCAGACGTGACGGCATTGCTTCAGGTGGCGGTCCATCACATGCAGCGGTATCTCGATGTGATGGGCGAACAGCGCGATAACCGCGATATCGAGATGCTGCCCCTGAATCGGTTGACCGACTATCTTGGTGCTTCCGAGTACGAGGCGTTTGAAGCGGCACACAGAGACGGAGTACAGTCGCTCGAATAA
- a CDS encoding APC family permease: MTGELSRVLSKRDIFVLAFGAMIGWGWIVQTGYFIDQSGVSGAIAAFILGGFMVSVVSLIYGELASAMPFVGGEHSYSLKALGPIGSFACTWALIFGYVSVVAFEAIALPSALAYIVPGFNVFELWTVAGNPVYGSWVATGVIGSVVITYLNYRGVRPAAQFQAILALVITLAGATLLAGALFNGTSPADPPFAGAGIGGVFTVAIMTPFMFVGFDVIPQAAGEADISPKLLGGLIGISVVCAAAFYIMVIWAAGHVASGAVLVDSALPAAKAMEIAFDSQTIGRIMALAGLAGILTSWNGFVLGASRAIYALANSEMLPDSLATLHPEHNTPSNAIVLVGALAALAPLFGKQMLIWIVNAGGLGLVTAWFLVVISFFVLRYRDPAMERPFKLPGGYAIGALALVLTVFFIGLYMPGSPSALVTYEWAIILAWCVLGAVLLGLAGGFPSKSEARSHLRQQRLND, encoded by the coding sequence ATGACAGGAGAACTGTCCCGCGTCCTCTCGAAGCGCGACATCTTCGTGCTCGCGTTCGGCGCAATGATTGGGTGGGGTTGGATCGTCCAGACCGGCTACTTCATCGACCAGAGTGGCGTCTCCGGGGCGATTGCGGCGTTCATCCTCGGCGGGTTCATGGTGAGCGTCGTCTCGCTCATCTACGGCGAACTCGCCTCCGCGATGCCCTTCGTCGGCGGCGAACACAGCTATAGTCTCAAGGCACTCGGGCCGATTGGCTCGTTCGCGTGTACGTGGGCGCTCATCTTCGGTTACGTGAGCGTCGTCGCGTTCGAGGCAATCGCCCTTCCGAGCGCGCTCGCCTACATCGTCCCCGGCTTCAACGTCTTCGAACTGTGGACGGTCGCCGGCAACCCGGTGTACGGCTCGTGGGTCGCCACCGGCGTCATCGGCTCCGTCGTCATCACCTACCTGAACTACCGCGGCGTGCGCCCCGCCGCACAGTTCCAGGCCATCCTTGCGCTCGTTATCACGCTCGCCGGAGCGACACTCCTCGCGGGCGCGCTGTTCAACGGCACCTCGCCCGCGGACCCACCGTTCGCTGGTGCGGGCATCGGCGGCGTGTTCACCGTCGCCATCATGACACCGTTCATGTTCGTCGGTTTCGACGTGATTCCCCAAGCCGCAGGCGAGGCAGACATCTCGCCGAAGCTCCTCGGCGGCCTCATCGGAATCTCGGTCGTCTGTGCGGCCGCGTTCTACATCATGGTCATCTGGGCGGCGGGACACGTCGCCTCGGGGGCGGTGCTCGTAGACAGCGCGCTTCCCGCGGCCAAAGCGATGGAAATCGCGTTCGACAGCCAGACCATCGGGCGCATCATGGCGCTCGCCGGACTCGCGGGCATTCTCACGAGTTGGAACGGGTTCGTCCTCGGCGCGAGCCGCGCGATTTACGCCCTCGCCAACTCAGAGATGCTCCCCGACTCGCTCGCCACGCTCCACCCAGAACACAACACGCCGTCGAACGCCATCGTCCTCGTCGGCGCGCTTGCGGCGCTCGCGCCGCTGTTTGGCAAGCAGATGCTCATCTGGATCGTGAACGCAGGCGGCCTCGGACTGGTCACCGCGTGGTTCCTCGTCGTCATCTCGTTTTTCGTCCTGCGCTACCGCGACCCCGCGATGGAACGCCCGTTCAAACTCCCCGGCGGCTACGCCATCGGCGCGCTCGCCCTCGTGTTGACCGTCTTCTTCATCGGGCTCTACATGCCCGGGTCGCCGTCGGCGCTCGTTACCTACGAGTGGGCCATCATCCTCGCGTGGTGTGTCCTCGGTGCCGTTCTCCTCGGGCTGGCCGGTGGGTTCCCAAGCAAAAGCGAAGCGCGGTCGCATCTTCGCCAGCAGCGGTTGAACGACTGA
- a CDS encoding cupin domain-containing protein: MTRTETADRRSETQQPGGVLRRTVLKASALTVAALVTSVPVAADPMDHDGEPGDDRAVDSPVGFYVEVLAGHSTFPDEVAAKFRMKYDGEDRTVVSNLPRDASTTVVAKVTWDPKGTSGWHTHPGPVIVSVVEGELELVNERDCIVRSYSAGEAFIDPGQGNVHIASNPSQSDIAVAYATFLGVPDGAPATVFVPPVDCT, encoded by the coding sequence ATGACCAGAACCGAAACAGCCGACCGAAGAAGCGAGACCCAACAGCCCGGCGGTGTGTTGCGCCGTACCGTGTTGAAGGCCAGTGCCCTGACCGTCGCAGCACTCGTGACAAGTGTCCCCGTTGCCGCCGATCCGATGGATCACGACGGCGAACCGGGAGACGACCGCGCGGTCGACAGCCCCGTGGGATTCTACGTCGAAGTCCTCGCCGGACACTCGACCTTCCCCGACGAGGTCGCCGCGAAGTTCCGGATGAAGTACGACGGTGAAGACAGAACCGTCGTTTCCAATTTGCCACGGGACGCGTCGACGACCGTCGTCGCCAAAGTGACGTGGGATCCAAAGGGGACCTCCGGATGGCACACCCACCCTGGACCGGTAATCGTCAGCGTCGTCGAAGGCGAACTCGAACTCGTCAACGAGCGAGACTGCATCGTTCGATCCTACTCGGCGGGCGAGGCCTTCATCGACCCCGGGCAGGGAAACGTCCACATCGCGTCGAATCCGAGCCAGAGCGACATTGCCGTGGCATACGCGACGTTCCTCGGTGTGCCCGACGGCGCGCCGGCGACGGTGTTCGTTCCACCGGTGGACTGCACATAG
- a CDS encoding ornithine cyclodeaminase family protein, which produces MTRIISGADVRDLLELADVLSVVEDALLKQGRGEVERPERPHFPVGQQLDATNPDKPLGTGLVMPAYIHGSEYFATKLVSVHPENKRRGLPTIHAQIAVNEAETGLPVAYMDGSTITAARTSCIGGLAARELCNEPISLAVIGAGTQSRWQIRAVTTAANVESVTLYDHNPPMLAEAVRELDAELDVPIETAESPEDAISGATLVITATTSTEPVFSGDHLAPGTTVVGIGAYTGEMQELDAQTIEGASKVFADVPEEVAEIGDILESSLSEDDLIPFSDLLTGNAMRETAEERIVVESVGSAVMDAAVAGHIYDRAVTESVGSELTL; this is translated from the coding sequence ATGACTCGCATTATCTCGGGTGCGGACGTGCGCGACCTCCTCGAGTTAGCAGACGTGCTCTCCGTTGTTGAAGATGCCTTGCTCAAACAGGGTCGCGGTGAGGTCGAACGTCCGGAGCGGCCGCATTTTCCGGTGGGACAGCAACTCGATGCAACCAATCCGGATAAACCGCTTGGGACGGGACTCGTCATGCCCGCGTACATCCACGGGAGCGAGTATTTCGCGACGAAACTCGTGAGCGTCCACCCCGAGAACAAGCGCCGTGGGCTGCCAACGATACACGCCCAAATCGCGGTCAACGAAGCTGAAACCGGGCTTCCGGTCGCGTACATGGACGGCTCGACCATCACGGCCGCGCGGACGAGTTGCATCGGTGGGTTGGCCGCACGGGAACTCTGTAATGAACCGATTTCGCTTGCCGTCATCGGCGCAGGAACACAATCACGCTGGCAGATTCGCGCGGTGACGACGGCAGCAAACGTTGAATCCGTCACCCTGTACGACCACAATCCACCGATGCTTGCGGAGGCGGTTCGAGAACTCGATGCGGAACTCGACGTTCCCATCGAGACGGCAGAATCACCCGAAGACGCAATTTCGGGGGCGACGCTGGTTATCACGGCCACGACGAGCACCGAGCCGGTGTTCTCGGGTGACCACCTCGCGCCGGGAACGACCGTCGTTGGAATCGGCGCATACACGGGGGAAATGCAGGAACTCGACGCCCAGACCATCGAGGGAGCAAGCAAGGTGTTCGCGGACGTTCCAGAAGAGGTGGCAGAGATTGGCGATATTTTGGAGAGTTCTCTCAGTGAGGACGACCTGATTCCTTTTTCTGACCTGCTCACTGGCAACGCGATGAGAGAGACTGCTGAGGAACGCATCGTCGTCGAAAGCGTCGGGTCTGCGGTCATGGACGCGGCGGTGGCTGGTCACATCTACGACCGAGCAGTGACCGAAAGCGTCGGCAGCGAACTGACGCTGTAA
- a CDS encoding peroxiredoxin, which translates to MSEDFPLPDNLPVPEDDGAADHLRGMELPELSLPATDGTTVALKDLPPRTVIYVYPLTGQPDADVIPDGWEDVPGARGCTPESLGFRSHYDALRENGVGAVFGLSTQSSEYQREARDRLHLPFEMLSDAEWELTKELDLPTFTIDGADYLKRLTLVVSDGQIEHVFYPIFPPDEHAGDVLAWVTNDSQ; encoded by the coding sequence ATGTCAGAAGACTTTCCATTGCCGGACAACCTCCCAGTACCGGAAGACGATGGAGCGGCCGACCATCTCCGTGGGATGGAGCTGCCTGAGCTGTCACTCCCAGCAACCGACGGCACCACCGTTGCCCTCAAAGACCTCCCTCCGCGAACCGTCATCTATGTCTATCCGCTGACTGGGCAGCCAGACGCGGACGTGATTCCAGACGGCTGGGAAGACGTTCCGGGTGCCCGTGGTTGTACCCCCGAGTCGCTCGGCTTTCGCAGTCATTATGATGCACTCCGAGAGAATGGAGTGGGGGCGGTTTTCGGACTATCTACGCAGTCGAGCGAGTACCAACGTGAAGCCCGTGACCGGCTGCACCTCCCCTTCGAGATGCTCAGCGATGCCGAGTGGGAGTTAACAAAGGAACTCGATTTGCCCACGTTCACCATTGACGGAGCCGATTATCTGAAGCGACTGACATTGGTTGTGTCTGACGGACAGATCGAACACGTCTTCTATCCGATTTTTCCGCCAGACGAACACGCAGGCGACGTGCTTGCGTGGGTAACGAACGACTCACAGTAA
- a CDS encoding MOSC domain-containing protein, whose translation MSQNGVVVRLFTAPDTGDDMVEHESVNAVENRGIEGDRYYKGKGIWNEWEDNPNNEASDITFIELEAIEAVREDYDIDLDFGDARRNVVTRDVPLNHLVGKRFQVGDAVCEGLNLCEPCGYMQGLVGKGKVADALKHRGGLDARVVESGEIACDDAVTL comes from the coding sequence ATGAGCCAAAACGGCGTGGTCGTTCGCCTGTTCACCGCCCCGGATACGGGAGACGACATGGTCGAACACGAGTCGGTGAACGCGGTTGAAAATCGAGGTATCGAGGGCGACCGCTATTACAAGGGCAAGGGCATCTGGAACGAGTGGGAAGACAATCCGAACAACGAGGCGAGCGATATCACGTTCATCGAACTGGAGGCCATCGAGGCCGTCCGCGAGGACTACGACATCGACCTCGACTTCGGTGACGCTCGAAGGAACGTCGTGACGCGCGACGTGCCGCTCAACCATCTCGTCGGCAAGCGGTTTCAGGTCGGTGACGCCGTCTGTGAGGGGCTGAATCTCTGTGAGCCCTGTGGGTACATGCAAGGACTCGTCGGGAAGGGAAAGGTCGCGGATGCGCTAAAACACCGTGGCGGCCTCGATGCGCGAGTCGTCGAATCCGGCGAAATTGCCTGCGACGACGCGGTAACTCTGTAA
- a CDS encoding winged helix DNA-binding domain-containing protein: MERTFSDDELRRLRLRSQLLDTGTSATDVPAVLSRVCGLQAQDASAATLGIRTRSSDVTAADVDAALFESRRVVRTWCMRGTLHLVATEDVPWLLSVFGPVFVARSRKRLSDLGFDDDASANAVETIHDAIDDHGPLTRAEIAELLQRAGFAFDARGQAPFHLIRRAALQGLVCKVAPVDGGEAYGLLNEWVKPQKSTEREAGLRTLARRYLSAYQPASLDDFASWSKLPMADVRAAWAAIEDERTVVRDGADRIEMLANEIPRQGNIEESPLRLLPRYDTYLLGYASREFAVSPAEERNIWPGGGVIRPTVIHDGRAIATWKLDRSKRETVVVVVPFDEFPTHCHAALDAEVADIGRFLDMDVGYRIEET, from the coding sequence ATGGAGCGGACGTTCTCCGATGACGAGCTGAGACGGCTCCGTCTGCGTTCTCAGCTACTCGACACCGGTACGAGCGCCACAGACGTTCCGGCTGTACTTTCTCGTGTCTGTGGCCTCCAAGCCCAGGATGCCAGCGCAGCGACGCTCGGTATCAGAACACGGAGTTCGGATGTGACCGCCGCCGATGTTGACGCCGCCCTGTTCGAGAGTCGGCGCGTCGTTCGAACCTGGTGCATGCGAGGCACCCTTCATCTCGTCGCCACCGAAGACGTACCATGGTTGCTGTCGGTGTTCGGCCCCGTGTTCGTTGCCCGGAGTCGGAAACGACTCAGCGACCTTGGGTTCGACGACGATGCAAGCGCGAACGCAGTCGAGACGATTCACGACGCAATCGACGACCACGGGCCGCTCACCCGAGCGGAGATTGCGGAGTTGCTCCAGCGTGCCGGATTTGCGTTCGACGCTCGTGGTCAGGCCCCGTTTCACCTCATCCGCCGTGCGGCGTTGCAGGGACTCGTCTGCAAGGTCGCACCTGTAGACGGGGGAGAGGCGTACGGACTGCTCAACGAGTGGGTGAAGCCACAGAAATCCACGGAGAGAGAAGCAGGGTTGCGAACACTCGCCCGGCGTTACCTTTCGGCGTATCAGCCCGCCTCGCTCGATGACTTTGCCTCGTGGTCGAAATTGCCGATGGCCGATGTTCGAGCCGCGTGGGCGGCAATCGAGGACGAACGAACTGTCGTCAGGGACGGTGCAGATAGAATCGAGATGCTCGCCAACGAGATTCCTCGTCAAGGCAACATCGAGGAGTCACCACTTCGATTGCTCCCCCGTTACGACACCTATCTCCTCGGGTACGCAAGTCGAGAATTCGCTGTTTCGCCAGCAGAAGAACGCAACATCTGGCCGGGTGGGGGTGTGATCCGACCCACCGTCATCCACGATGGCCGCGCGATCGCAACGTGGAAACTCGACCGCTCAAAGCGTGAGACCGTCGTCGTTGTCGTACCGTTCGACGAGTTTCCCACACACTGCCACGCAGCGTTAGACGCGGAAGTGGCGGATATTGGACGATTCCTCGATATGGACGTCGGGTATCGAATCGAAGAGACCTGA
- a CDS encoding pyridoxamine 5'-phosphate oxidase family protein: MGDDIENTTDTIRYQGKAVSDPEWIPTFLATQKSGVIGLIDDDTPHLLTQLFVYDDAERAIFLHGAQGGRAHDLVEAGEKPRASFTTHEMGRFIPADEPVNFTVEYSSVVAYGTISFVSGEAEKRRVLELFMDKYAPQLTPGEDYEFMSEDSIDRTAVYRFAVESWSGKEGWKESDHPGAYDLDEERESE; encoded by the coding sequence ATGGGCGACGACATCGAGAACACCACCGACACCATCCGCTATCAGGGCAAAGCGGTCTCCGACCCCGAGTGGATTCCCACATTTCTAGCAACCCAAAAATCGGGCGTCATCGGGCTAATTGACGACGATACACCGCACCTCCTTACGCAACTGTTCGTCTACGACGACGCGGAGCGCGCGATTTTCCTGCACGGTGCACAGGGTGGTCGCGCCCACGACCTCGTGGAAGCAGGCGAGAAGCCACGGGCATCCTTTACGACCCACGAGATGGGGCGATTCATCCCCGCAGACGAACCCGTGAACTTCACCGTCGAGTATTCGAGCGTGGTCGCCTACGGAACCATCTCGTTCGTCTCTGGGGAAGCCGAAAAACGCCGCGTGCTCGAACTGTTCATGGACAAGTACGCTCCCCAACTCACCCCGGGCGAGGATTACGAGTTCATGAGCGAGGACTCCATCGACCGGACGGCAGTCTATCGGTTCGCCGTCGAATCGTGGAGCGGAAAAGAGGGCTGGAAGGAGTCCGACCATCCGGGTGCGTACGACTTGGACGAGGAACGGGAGTCGGAGTAA
- a CDS encoding cysteine hydrolase gives MSITLVPERTVLLITDPQVDFLKPESVVWDHIGETVEENNVVENLVQLRSAASEGGIKVFYSPHYYEQDEYESWQHLNTIDEMMFDTRMFDRAGSGSNFIPELEPDENTFVCAPHKQLSGFWSNDINTQLRQRGIDTIVLAGMSANLCVESHLRDAVEAGFEVVVVTDATAAAGKAALDAAYTNYGFIAHETTTTEEITPRLAQRGMAPADD, from the coding sequence ATGTCCATCACACTCGTACCAGAACGAACTGTATTGCTGATTACCGACCCACAGGTTGACTTCCTGAAGCCCGAAAGTGTCGTCTGGGATCACATCGGAGAGACGGTTGAAGAGAACAATGTCGTCGAAAATCTGGTTCAGCTTCGAAGCGCTGCCAGTGAGGGTGGTATCAAGGTCTTCTATTCGCCACACTACTACGAGCAAGACGAGTACGAAAGCTGGCAACACCTGAACACGATCGACGAGATGATGTTCGACACCCGGATGTTCGACCGGGCTGGTTCAGGGAGCAACTTCATCCCCGAACTCGAACCCGACGAGAACACCTTCGTGTGCGCACCCCACAAGCAGCTCAGTGGTTTCTGGAGCAACGACATCAACACGCAGCTCCGGCAACGCGGAATCGACACGATCGTGCTTGCTGGAATGAGTGCGAATCTGTGCGTCGAATCACACCTGCGTGACGCCGTCGAAGCCGGGTTCGAGGTCGTTGTCGTCACTGATGCAACCGCCGCCGCCGGGAAAGCAGCACTCGATGCCGCCTACACGAACTACGGCTTCATCGCCCACGAAACGACCACGACCGAGGAGATAACCCCTCGTCTCGCGCAACGAGGAATGGCCCCGGCTGACGATTAA
- a CDS encoding D-2-hydroxyacid dehydrogenase: MTSTPDIVVLREGTEGLSMEPYAAELRKRLPDRTVALARTPKEERELVEHARIVTGITLEKSLLARASNLDLFACTFAGTDHVPVNELAANGVAVTNAGGIHAPGIAEQALGNMLVFTRRLHEGWRQKQRAEWRHFQSGELTGSTVTIIGLGSIGQALVQRLEGFEVHTIGIRYTPEKGGPTDEVHGFDEDAIHDALSQSDFVVIACPLTDETRGLIGEAELATMPPHAVLINTARGPLVETDALVSALRSNALGGAALDVTDPEPLPENHPLWTLENCLITPHTGGHTPKHWERLADIVAENVGRLDAGEDLQNQIVAPSSSR; this comes from the coding sequence ATGACTTCCACACCAGACATCGTCGTTCTCCGCGAGGGGACAGAAGGGCTCTCGATGGAACCGTACGCTGCGGAACTCAGAAAACGTCTCCCCGACCGAACCGTCGCGCTCGCGCGAACGCCAAAAGAGGAACGAGAATTGGTCGAACACGCCCGAATCGTCACGGGCATCACCCTCGAAAAATCATTGCTCGCGCGGGCGTCGAACCTTGACCTGTTCGCGTGTACGTTCGCAGGGACAGACCACGTCCCAGTGAACGAACTCGCTGCCAACGGGGTCGCCGTCACCAACGCAGGCGGCATCCACGCGCCGGGTATCGCAGAACAGGCGCTCGGGAACATGCTGGTGTTCACCCGCCGGCTACACGAAGGCTGGCGGCAGAAGCAACGCGCCGAGTGGCGGCACTTTCAGTCGGGCGAACTCACGGGAAGCACGGTCACGATTATCGGCCTCGGCTCGATTGGTCAGGCGCTCGTCCAGCGCTTGGAGGGCTTTGAGGTACACACCATCGGCATTCGCTACACACCGGAGAAAGGCGGCCCGACCGACGAGGTACACGGGTTCGACGAAGACGCCATCCACGACGCGCTCTCGCAGAGCGATTTCGTCGTCATCGCCTGCCCGCTCACCGACGAAACGCGCGGGCTCATTGGCGAGGCGGAACTGGCCACGATGCCACCGCACGCCGTGCTCATCAACACCGCCCGCGGGCCACTCGTCGAGACCGACGCGCTTGTCTCCGCGCTCCGCTCGAACGCACTCGGCGGTGCGGCACTCGACGTGACCGACCCCGAACCGTTGCCTGAAAACCATCCGCTCTGGACGCTCGAAAACTGCCTCATCACGCCACACACGGGAGGCCACACGCCAAAACACTGGGAACGACTCGCCGATATTGTGGCCGAAAACGTCGGACGGCTCGACGCGGGCGAGGACTTGCAAAATCAGATAGTCGCCCCGTCGAGTTCTCGATAG
- a CDS encoding glycosyltransferase family 2 protein: MVQFERIATVLIGGVLLVGVALLALPGRLAGLPIPYEHLLEFVLWGTTGLFFASALLWVAFSYVLGAGYEPPASEYGGDDIQVRILTIDAAEVVQATVDSLPDELTDRHVIAEEPIEIDGAEVHVVPDEFDCTAVKKGRAIEWARQTLSCDCEFVLYLDEDSIVEHFDGLPDADVVQLRERPRRTGSVLSYLADVYRMGVQIEQRAFARLQIPLFAWGGGIAVRTELENEVTWDRETLVEDTAFVWAAAQQNDIDFALATSTCSNEAPPSLGEILQQRRRWAAGNIEATALLPRPYRALTRIRNFAWALSPIVTVVALPLAFVGVSVVYAGLFLLASLALAIFTAFWFVRGLLYYGVSEFKWLVALPLVPLISLVHSMGTIVGILHPPSTFRVTEKVGTGK; encoded by the coding sequence ATGGTACAATTCGAACGCATCGCAACCGTCCTCATCGGGGGTGTGTTGCTCGTCGGCGTCGCCCTCCTCGCGCTCCCAGGGCGGCTCGCTGGGCTTCCGATTCCGTACGAACACCTGCTGGAATTCGTCCTCTGGGGCACGACGGGGCTGTTTTTCGCCTCCGCGCTGCTCTGGGTGGCATTCAGCTACGTCCTCGGCGCGGGCTACGAACCACCAGCGTCCGAATACGGCGGCGACGATATTCAGGTGCGTATCCTGACCATCGACGCCGCGGAAGTCGTACAGGCGACGGTCGATTCGCTGCCCGACGAACTCACGGACAGACACGTCATCGCCGAAGAACCCATCGAGATAGACGGCGCGGAGGTACACGTCGTTCCCGACGAATTCGACTGTACAGCCGTGAAAAAGGGCCGTGCAATCGAGTGGGCACGCCAGACGCTTTCGTGCGACTGCGAGTTCGTCCTCTATCTCGACGAAGACAGCATTGTCGAGCACTTCGATGGACTCCCGGACGCCGACGTCGTGCAACTGCGCGAGCGGCCTCGTCGAACTGGCTCCGTACTCTCGTATCTCGCAGACGTGTATCGCATGGGCGTCCAAATCGAACAGCGCGCGTTCGCTCGCTTGCAAATCCCACTTTTTGCGTGGGGCGGCGGTATCGCGGTGCGAACCGAACTCGAGAACGAGGTCACGTGGGACCGCGAGACGCTCGTCGAGGACACCGCATTCGTCTGGGCGGCAGCCCAACAGAACGACATCGATTTCGCGCTCGCAACGAGCACGTGTTCGAACGAAGCCCCACCGTCGCTCGGTGAAATCCTCCAGCAGCGACGGCGCTGGGCGGCGGGCAACATCGAAGCGACCGCACTCCTGCCGCGGCCGTACCGTGCCTTGACCCGCATCCGAAACTTCGCGTGGGCGCTTTCGCCAATCGTCACGGTCGTCGCACTGCCACTCGCGTTCGTTGGCGTGAGCGTGGTCTACGCAGGGTTATTCCTGCTTGCGTCGCTCGCGCTTGCCATCTTCACCGCGTTCTGGTTCGTCCGGGGCCTCCTCTATTACGGCGTATCTGAGTTCAAGTGGCTGGTCGCACTCCCGCTTGTACCGCTCATCAGCCTCGTCCACTCGATGGGAACGATCGTCGGGATTCTTCACCCGCCGTCGACGTTCCGTGTGACAGAAAAGGTTGGAACCGGAAAATAA
- a CDS encoding alpha/beta hydrolase yields MTARRPSSRGPRAESASVAGLADQFVEVNGIRTRFYEYGEGEPIVLLHGGSWDPHFSANDWSLNIEPLAERFHVIAPDRIASGMTDNPATPAAYTYQTELDHILAFIDHLGLDEYHLIGSSRGGGLAGRIAVETPDRVKTIISANSATLSPRGPGDVNFRRHRLKRGLPTDETSPTFHEDTFRYIAEMYSYNTDHITDEYVNAAAYMMRQPKAAARHAVMEQLSTDPDLFALHGFADTWMHSVSEHMAETHRRINEGVYQFPTLIVWGRNDLTVRMSAGIRLFDMLSATGSPVRFHLMSHCGHFPYREHPTEFNSVVTAFIDYWSDRDAS; encoded by the coding sequence ATGACAGCGAGGCGTCCCTCCAGCCGTGGGCCACGCGCCGAGAGCGCGTCCGTCGCGGGATTAGCAGACCAATTTGTCGAGGTGAACGGGATTCGGACGCGATTTTACGAATACGGCGAGGGAGAGCCCATCGTCCTCCTGCACGGCGGGAGTTGGGACCCACACTTCAGCGCGAACGATTGGTCGCTGAACATCGAACCGCTCGCCGAACGGTTTCACGTTATCGCCCCGGACCGAATCGCCTCCGGAATGACCGACAACCCAGCGACGCCCGCAGCGTACACCTATCAGACCGAACTCGACCATATTCTCGCGTTCATCGACCACCTTGGACTCGACGAATACCACCTCATCGGGTCGTCTCGCGGTGGCGGCCTTGCCGGGCGAATCGCAGTCGAAACCCCTGACCGCGTCAAAACGATTATCAGCGCGAACAGCGCCACGCTCTCGCCGAGAGGCCCCGGTGATGTGAACTTCCGTCGCCACCGGCTGAAACGAGGGCTGCCCACCGATGAAACCTCGCCCACGTTCCACGAGGACACGTTCCGCTACATTGCCGAGATGTACTCGTACAACACCGACCACATCACCGACGAGTACGTGAACGCGGCTGCGTACATGATGCGCCAGCCAAAGGCAGCAGCGCGCCACGCGGTCATGGAACAGCTCAGCACCGACCCAGACCTCTTCGCGCTCCACGGCTTTGCGGACACGTGGATGCACTCGGTCAGCGAACACATGGCGGAGACCCACCGTCGCATCAATGAAGGTGTGTACCAGTTTCCAACGCTCATCGTGTGGGGGAGAAACGACCTTACCGTGCGCATGTCCGCGGGGATTCGGCTGTTCGATATGCTGTCGGCAACCGGGTCGCCGGTCAGGTTTCACCTCATGAGCCACTGTGGCCACTTCCCGTATCGTGAACACCCGACCGAGTTCAACAGTGTCGTGACGGCGTTCATCGACTACTGGAGCGACCGGGACGCTTCGTAG